In the Paenibacillus sp. FSL H7-0357 genome, one interval contains:
- a CDS encoding DUF817 domain-containing protein produces MKPITQLLHFGYHQAMSCIFPIAIFGTLALSGAIDVPFVYRYDAILFILLTVQYLMYRSGLETWDEIKVICIFHCIGLLLEIYKVSMGSWSYPEPGLTKIFGVPLYSGFMYASVASFMCQVWRRLKMDMTGWPGLTSAGLLGGAIYLNFFTHHFIPDFRWWLTALVLIVFWKTWIIYRVRTVTYRMPLTLAFFIVGFFIWLAENIATFFNAWKYPDQYQAWQVVSFSKISSWFLLVIISVIIVAQLKHVKANRITKG; encoded by the coding sequence TTGAAACCAATAACACAACTTTTGCATTTTGGCTATCATCAGGCGATGAGCTGCATTTTTCCGATTGCGATCTTTGGGACCTTAGCTCTTTCCGGTGCAATAGATGTGCCTTTCGTTTACCGTTATGATGCCATTCTTTTCATATTGCTTACTGTGCAGTACCTCATGTACCGCAGTGGATTAGAGACATGGGATGAGATTAAAGTGATCTGTATATTTCACTGTATTGGACTGTTGCTGGAAATATATAAGGTGAGTATGGGATCATGGTCATACCCGGAGCCCGGGCTTACGAAAATATTCGGTGTACCGCTCTATAGCGGTTTTATGTATGCAAGTGTTGCAAGTTTTATGTGCCAGGTATGGCGTAGACTGAAGATGGACATGACCGGCTGGCCGGGGCTTACTTCTGCGGGATTACTGGGAGGAGCCATCTATCTGAACTTTTTCACACATCATTTTATTCCCGATTTTCGCTGGTGGCTGACGGCGCTTGTGCTCATTGTTTTTTGGAAAACTTGGATCATCTATCGGGTACGGACCGTTACTTATCGAATGCCCTTGACACTGGCTTTTTTCATCGTAGGTTTTTTTATCTGGTTAGCCGAAAATATAGCTACATTTTTTAATGCCTGGAAATATCCTGACCAGTACCAAGCCTGGCAAGTGGTTAGCTTCAGTAAGATCAGCTCGTGGTTCCTACTGGTGATCATCAGCGTTATTATTGTGGCCCAACTAAAACATGTTAAAGCGAACCGTATTACAAAAGGGTAA
- a CDS encoding metal ABC transporter solute-binding protein, Zn/Mn family, whose translation MRNLWVERTRKLGVGALLSLALVITACNEKESGNAAEGTDKDTIAVVTTISQIAEPITIIGGDKVQVQSLMGPGVDPHLYNATQGDIAKLGGADLVLYSGLHLEGQMHEVFQEIGKTRPTVAIAESIPEDQLLTNELGDTDPHVWFDIDLWKQALGNAAEELKKLAPEHAEYFESNKAKYFAELDTLNTDSKAKLAQIPEAQRTLVTAHDAFSYFGRANGIEVIGLQGLSTEDEFGVSDINDTIDLLIQNKIPAVFVESSINPKSIEAVIEGAKSKGLEVKLGGELFSDAMGNADTVEGTYLGMYKHNVETIYTALSGGGK comes from the coding sequence ATGAGGAACCTGTGGGTGGAGAGAACGAGAAAATTAGGTGTGGGTGCATTGCTGTCTTTGGCACTTGTAATCACGGCCTGTAATGAGAAGGAGAGCGGGAACGCAGCAGAAGGGACAGACAAAGACACCATTGCTGTGGTTACGACCATTTCACAGATTGCAGAGCCTATAACGATTATTGGCGGAGATAAAGTACAGGTACAGAGTCTTATGGGACCGGGTGTGGATCCCCATCTGTATAATGCCACTCAAGGAGATATAGCCAAGCTGGGCGGTGCAGATCTGGTCCTGTACAGCGGCTTGCATCTGGAGGGCCAAATGCATGAGGTGTTCCAAGAGATCGGCAAAACGAGGCCGACAGTAGCGATAGCTGAGAGTATCCCGGAAGACCAGCTGCTCACAAATGAACTGGGAGACACGGACCCCCATGTATGGTTTGATATCGACCTCTGGAAGCAGGCCCTCGGCAATGCAGCAGAGGAGCTGAAGAAGCTGGCCCCGGAGCATGCAGAATATTTTGAGAGCAATAAAGCGAAATACTTCGCAGAGCTGGACACGCTGAACACGGATTCAAAAGCCAAATTGGCACAGATTCCTGAAGCCCAGCGGACACTGGTTACCGCGCATGATGCATTCAGCTATTTTGGCAGGGCAAATGGTATTGAGGTAATAGGCTTGCAGGGACTGAGTACAGAGGATGAATTTGGCGTCTCTGACATTAACGATACTATTGACTTGCTGATTCAGAACAAAATTCCTGCCGTATTCGTAGAAAGCAGTATTAACCCGAAATCCATAGAGGCTGTGATTGAAGGAGCCAAGAGCAAGGGGCTGGAGGTCAAGCTCGGCGGCGAGCTGTTCTCCGATGCCATGGGCAATGCGGATACCGTTGAGGGTACTTATCTGGGAATGTATAAACATAACGTGGAAACGATCTATACTGCACTCAGCGGGGGAGGGAAATAA
- a CDS encoding metal ABC transporter ATP-binding protein has product MSDVLVEGLNASYRQNKVLHDVSFKVQPGTLTAIIGPNGAGKSTLLKVMLGLHPKLSGSVSFYGAAFSKVKSRIGYVPQRGSVDWDFPTDALDVVMMGLYGKVGWLKWPKASHRQQALHALDQMGMADYAHRQISQLSGGQQQRVFLARALVQDSDLYFLDEPLAGVDAATEKAIMTTLQLLKEQGKTVMVVHHDLHTVEEYFDHVLLLNRTIVAHGSTREAFTQEQVYRAYGGSLRWIGGT; this is encoded by the coding sequence ATGAGCGATGTTCTAGTAGAAGGCTTAAATGCCTCTTACCGGCAAAATAAAGTATTGCACGATGTTTCCTTCAAGGTGCAGCCCGGCACGCTTACGGCGATCATCGGCCCGAACGGTGCCGGGAAATCGACCCTGCTCAAAGTGATGCTGGGCCTGCATCCCAAGCTGTCGGGCAGCGTATCTTTTTACGGCGCCGCCTTCTCCAAGGTGAAATCACGTATCGGTTATGTGCCGCAGCGGGGCTCCGTGGATTGGGATTTCCCGACGGATGCGCTGGATGTAGTCATGATGGGACTGTATGGCAAAGTTGGGTGGCTGAAATGGCCCAAAGCCAGTCACCGGCAGCAGGCATTACACGCCCTGGACCAGATGGGGATGGCCGATTACGCGCACCGCCAGATCAGCCAGCTGTCCGGCGGGCAGCAGCAGCGGGTGTTTCTGGCCAGGGCGCTGGTACAGGATTCTGACCTTTATTTTCTGGATGAGCCCTTGGCCGGGGTAGATGCCGCGACGGAGAAGGCGATTATGACGACACTCCAGCTATTGAAGGAGCAGGGCAAAACAGTGATGGTCGTACATCATGATCTACATACGGTAGAGGAGTATTTCGACCACGTGCTGCTGTTGAACCGTACGATTGTAGCCCACGGAAGTACCCGTGAGGCGTTTACCCAAGAGCAAGTGTACCGTGCCTATGGAGGTTCGCTTCGCTGGATCGGAGGCACCTAA
- a CDS encoding metal ABC transporter permease: MDITGISPNTLWVLFSTLILGIASGLIGCLAYWKRQSLMSDALSHAALPGIVIAFTIVGVKSVPAMIAGAALSAVLGFLFIQWIQSSTKIKEDTAMGIVLSIFFGLGIMLLSIVNRTAGGGQSGLDSFIFGQAASMTGKDVKIMLVLALIVIAFIWIGFKEWKLFLFDADFAKGLGLSGRVMNGMYMSMLILVIVIGIQAVGVILMSALLIIPPVSARYWTQSFKRMLIISAVFGGGAGAAGTWVSTLGKGWPTGPFIVLVSSSLFLVSLVFGFQKGWLAKLLHLRAQKKKSAESAHLHTPEEGKAV, encoded by the coding sequence ATGGATATAACCGGCATCTCACCCAACACACTCTGGGTATTATTTAGTACTTTAATTCTTGGGATCGCCTCAGGTTTGATCGGTTGTCTGGCGTACTGGAAACGCCAAAGCCTGATGAGCGACGCCCTTTCCCATGCGGCTTTGCCGGGAATTGTGATTGCTTTTACGATCGTTGGTGTCAAAAGCGTTCCGGCAATGATCGCCGGAGCGGCGCTAAGCGCAGTGCTCGGTTTTCTCTTTATCCAGTGGATTCAATCGTCCACCAAAATTAAAGAGGATACGGCGATGGGAATCGTGCTATCGATCTTTTTCGGACTTGGAATCATGCTGTTGTCCATTGTAAACCGGACGGCAGGCGGAGGCCAGAGCGGTCTGGATTCCTTCATATTTGGCCAGGCAGCTTCCATGACCGGTAAAGATGTTAAGATCATGCTGGTGCTGGCATTGATTGTGATCGCGTTCATATGGATCGGTTTCAAGGAGTGGAAGCTGTTTCTGTTCGATGCGGATTTTGCCAAGGGGCTGGGTTTGTCCGGGCGGGTGATGAACGGGATGTATATGAGCATGCTGATTCTTGTTATTGTCATCGGGATTCAGGCGGTAGGTGTCATCCTGATGTCGGCTCTCCTGATTATTCCCCCGGTAAGTGCGCGATACTGGACCCAGTCCTTCAAGCGGATGCTTATCATTTCCGCTGTATTCGGCGGGGGTGCCGGGGCCGCAGGAACATGGGTCAGCACACTGGGAAAAGGCTGGCCGACAGGACCCTTTATCGTTCTGGTCTCGTCTTCGCTGTTCCTTGTGTCGCTTGTCTTTGGCTTTCAGAAAGGCTGGCTGGCGAAGCTTCTTCACCTGCGGGCGCAAAAGAAAAAATCGGCGGAATCAGCACATCTGCATACGCCTGAGGAGGGGAAAGCGGTATGA
- a CDS encoding metal ABC transporter permease, with translation MSYTAWILLTASLVGLTCGIIGTFLILRRMAMMADAISHSVLLGIVVAFLITKQLSGGHMLIGSIIAGLLTAMLVQFLHSRGVAQDASIGVVFTTLFAVGVVLIATKVGNAHLDVKHALMGEITFVPWTTVELPWIGAVPQATLMLFIVLIIVLAVILALYKEWKITSFDPALAASLGLPVVLMHYLFMTLVSVTTVASFDAVGAIMVVAMLITPAASAYLWTDRLSVMLMLSAGFGVLSAVAGYYIAVWLDTSISGSMAFATGLVFIASFLGSPSSGVLSRFFRAPAVIEE, from the coding sequence ATGAGCTACACAGCCTGGATCTTGCTTACAGCTTCACTTGTCGGCTTAACCTGCGGAATAATTGGAACGTTCCTCATCCTTAGACGAATGGCAATGATGGCGGATGCCATCAGCCATAGTGTGCTGCTGGGGATCGTCGTTGCCTTCCTGATCACCAAGCAGCTGAGCGGCGGACATATGCTGATCGGCTCCATCATCGCCGGTCTGCTGACAGCCATGCTGGTCCAATTCCTGCACTCCCGCGGCGTAGCCCAGGATGCTTCCATTGGTGTAGTCTTCACCACATTGTTCGCAGTCGGTGTAGTTCTGATTGCAACAAAGGTAGGGAATGCACATCTAGATGTAAAACACGCATTGATGGGTGAAATTACATTTGTTCCGTGGACTACAGTGGAGCTGCCTTGGATAGGTGCCGTTCCTCAAGCAACGCTAATGCTGTTCATTGTACTCATTATTGTTCTTGCCGTTATTCTTGCATTGTATAAAGAATGGAAGATTACATCGTTTGACCCGGCGCTTGCGGCCAGTCTTGGACTTCCGGTCGTATTGATGCATTATCTGTTCATGACGCTTGTATCGGTAACAACGGTGGCCTCATTTGATGCCGTCGGGGCAATTATGGTCGTAGCCATGCTGATTACCCCGGCTGCGTCCGCTTATCTATGGACAGACCGTCTTTCGGTCATGCTGATGCTCAGCGCCGGTTTTGGCGTCCTCTCTGCAGTCGCGGGTTACTATATTGCAGTGTGGCTGGACACCTCAATTTCAGGCTCCATGGCCTTTGCTACCGGACTTGTATTTATAGCAAGCTTCCTGGGTTCTCCGTCAAGCGGCGTGTTGTCCCGGTTTTTCCGGGCTCCAGCAGTGATTGAGGAATAG